From one Ascaphus truei isolate aAscTru1 unplaced genomic scaffold, aAscTru1.hap1 HAP1_SCAFFOLD_564, whole genome shotgun sequence genomic stretch:
- the LOC142485355 gene encoding uncharacterized protein LOC142485355 isoform X1, protein METPEIEELICQEEPKITPKRIPFRVRKAWKEEDSDEEEARNSASQAWEEEDSDEEDARKSALEVSGRTKVVPFVLEDDDADDEADDESDDEADDEADNEADNEAGYEAGYKAGNEAGYETGYEADSETDSEADSEADSEADSEADSEGDSEADSEADSETNSEADSEADSEADSEADSEADSEADSEVDSETESETDFKADDKWGDEVDNHEGEYERCGGMCCFPFHRLGRRSQGQVAEGPGRRNRGILGALRSWFNRRRGR, encoded by the exons atggagacacctgag atcgaAGAATTGATATGCCAAGAGGAGCCGAAAATAACACCGAAAAGAATACCGTTTCGGGTgaggaag gcatggaaGGAGGAGGACAGCGACGAGGAAGAAGCAAGAAACAGCGCTTCACAG gcatgggaggaggaggacaGCGACGAGGAAGATGCTAGAAAAAGCGCTTTAGAG gtcagcgGACGCacaaaggtggtgccctttgtccTAGAGGACGATGATGCGGacgacgaggcggacgacgagtcAGACGACGAGGCAGACGACGAGGCGGACAATGAGGCGGacaacgaggcgggctacgaggcgggctACAAGGCGGgcaacgaggcgggctacgagacGGGCTATGAGGCAGACAGCGAGACGGACAGCGAGGCTGACAGCGAGGCAGACAGTGAGGCGGACAGCGAGGCGGACAGCGAGGGGGACAGCGAGGCGGACAGCGAGGCGGACAGCGAGACGAACAGCGAGGCGGACAGCGAGGCGGACAGCGAGGCGGACAGCGAGGCGGACAGCGAGGCGGACAGCGAGGCGGACAGTGAGGTGGACAGCGAGACGGAAAGCGAGACGGACTTCAAGGCGGACGACAAGTGGGGTGACGAGGTGGACAACCACGAAGgggaatacgagaggtgtggagggATGTGTTGCTTCCCCTTTCACAGGCTGGGGAGAAGATCCCAGGGGCAGGTAGCAGAGGGGCCAGGGCGTAgaaacaggggtattctaggggccctgagaagttggtttaaccgcaggagaggcagataa
- the LOC142485355 gene encoding uncharacterized protein LOC142485355 isoform X2 — METPEAWKEEDSDEEEARNSASQAWEEEDSDEEDARKSALEVSGRTKVVPFVLEDDDADDEADDESDDEADDEADNEADNEAGYEAGYKAGNEAGYETGYEADSETDSEADSEADSEADSEADSEGDSEADSEADSETNSEADSEADSEADSEADSEADSEADSEVDSETESETDFKADDKWGDEVDNHEGEYERCGGMCCFPFHRLGRRSQGQVAEGPGRRNRGILGALRSWFNRRRGR; from the exons atggagacacctgag gcatggaaGGAGGAGGACAGCGACGAGGAAGAAGCAAGAAACAGCGCTTCACAG gcatgggaggaggaggacaGCGACGAGGAAGATGCTAGAAAAAGCGCTTTAGAG gtcagcgGACGCacaaaggtggtgccctttgtccTAGAGGACGATGATGCGGacgacgaggcggacgacgagtcAGACGACGAGGCAGACGACGAGGCGGACAATGAGGCGGacaacgaggcgggctacgaggcgggctACAAGGCGGgcaacgaggcgggctacgagacGGGCTATGAGGCAGACAGCGAGACGGACAGCGAGGCTGACAGCGAGGCAGACAGTGAGGCGGACAGCGAGGCGGACAGCGAGGGGGACAGCGAGGCGGACAGCGAGGCGGACAGCGAGACGAACAGCGAGGCGGACAGCGAGGCGGACAGCGAGGCGGACAGCGAGGCGGACAGCGAGGCGGACAGCGAGGCGGACAGTGAGGTGGACAGCGAGACGGAAAGCGAGACGGACTTCAAGGCGGACGACAAGTGGGGTGACGAGGTGGACAACCACGAAGgggaatacgagaggtgtggagggATGTGTTGCTTCCCCTTTCACAGGCTGGGGAGAAGATCCCAGGGGCAGGTAGCAGAGGGGCCAGGGCGTAgaaacaggggtattctaggggccctgagaagttggtttaaccgcaggagaggcagataa